GACTCGCTTGCAAAAGCGAAGGGACGGCCACCGCGGCGGCTCCCGTAGCTAAAAAGGTGCGTCGATCCATGTTGAAGCCTCTGGTTTACGTTGAGTAAACCCATTTTCCGAGAATAAAAGCGGGAATCAATAGGAGAGCGATGGCCAGGCCCCAGACACCAACGAAAATCGTAGCCAGGATGGCATCGAAAACGATCAGTCCGAAGATGCAGCGCTTCACCGCTTTTTGCACGGCCTGCGGAGTCGGTTCTCTCAGGGCCTGCAGCAAGGGCCGACCGATTCCCAGGAGGAAAACAGCCAGGAGTATTGGATAAATACTCTCTCCCAGAGTTTCCTGCTTCAGGTATTCGATACTCAAGGAACCCAATCCGGCGGCCAGAATGATCGCTGCTCCCAGAGCAAGAATCCCACGATTGCTCGTAGTCGCCTCCTGCTTGGCGAAGAAGGTCACGCCGAGAATGTAGAGCGATGTCGTGGCCGACAGAGCGAGGGGAATTTCGTGGTTTGGAAATTGAGCGAGCGTCAAACCGAGATACATATTCAAAAATCGACAGGCCGCCATGCTCACCGGGCCAATTAGTGTGTATTTCAGAACGCCATCGTAGAGGAGAATAGCCGCGACGAGAACGCAGGCGATGGAAAACGGCCCTCCCAGAGAAAATTTTTGATCTGCGAGGGCCGCGAAAATTAAACCGGCTAGGGTCAGCCCCATGGCGATAGACCATGCCACCGATTTGGAAATTTTCCCGGAAGGTAATGGGCGAAATGGCCGTTCTTTCCGGTCAATTTCCAAGTCGAAGA
The genomic region above belongs to Telmatocola sphagniphila and contains:
- a CDS encoding UbiA family prenyltransferase; translation: MKLLPYARLLRLPNVFSSFADIAVGFLIALFTLPVDSELIIRGFLLLVCSGCLYTAGMVFNDLFDLEIDRKERPFRPLPSGKISKSVAWSIAMGLTLAGLIFAALADQKFSLGGPFSIACVLVAAILLYDGVLKYTLIGPVSMAACRFLNMYLGLTLAQFPNHEIPLALSATTSLYILGVTFFAKQEATTSNRGILALGAAIILAAGLGSLSIEYLKQETLGESIYPILLAVFLLGIGRPLLQALREPTPQAVQKAVKRCIFGLIVFDAILATIFVGVWGLAIALLLIPAFILGKWVYST